The Streptomyces sp. NBC_00224 genome has a window encoding:
- a CDS encoding ASCH domain-containing protein yields MTTDAVSPDDIASLPRAEFAFPGPLRDQLVAAILNGSKTSTTGLVIAYEHEGEPLPPIGSRAVVVDSDDRPVAVIEVTGVRVVPLAQVDFAHVVDEGEGDTSIAGWRANHERFWHGDEMRAALEDPEFTVNDATLMVLERFRLIADLRPTD; encoded by the coding sequence ATGACCACTGACGCCGTCTCTCCCGACGACATCGCATCGCTGCCCCGGGCCGAGTTCGCCTTCCCCGGCCCGCTGCGTGACCAGCTTGTCGCAGCCATCCTCAATGGTTCCAAGACCTCCACCACCGGACTCGTGATCGCCTACGAGCACGAAGGGGAGCCGCTGCCGCCCATCGGGAGCCGTGCGGTGGTCGTCGACTCGGACGACCGTCCGGTCGCGGTCATCGAGGTCACCGGCGTGCGGGTCGTACCGCTTGCGCAGGTCGATTTCGCTCACGTGGTGGATGAAGGGGAAGGCGACACCAGCATCGCCGGGTGGCGGGCGAACCACGAGCGGTTCTGGCACGGCGACGAGATGCGCGCAGCGTTGGAGGACCCGGAATTCACCGTGAACGACGCGACCTTGATGGTTCTGGAACGCTTCCGCCTCATCGCCGACCTTCGCCCGACTGATTGA
- a CDS encoding phosphatase PAP2 family protein gives MTSRVLSRIARRIDFAAWRQPRALLWATAGVVTLGFLIGLEITARHYGLPGPIVNQAQEVVFAPKSGPLLYAGMALTMVVLTWRQRFIALGAAIGIDAVFLLVRWMVDAKPAFGNGALWVILGCAVIAITRRTGGERLLLLKGVGLGLLLVAGHKTGDTWLLITSKTRPMVLDQYVATADHALGNPSWLAGQVVEASGPVGSHVLHLVYSQLPLAAALVALYQLRKVAVERRFPEHHLVRTFLVIGLLGPAIYMIFPVVGPVFAYGDGAFDTGGGHWALANLWPDTPPPINPHAMPYDEITPRNCMPSLHTAWATTIFIHSRKGTRAVRYAGTFWLVATLSATLGFGYHYGADLIAGVVFALTIEAMMRSFNRGWDRSGILLVAYGTVVFAVLLVSYRYLSMEMAGHPWVFGPLLILALASVVYGYVQTTKSWEPQVAPARKPELQPQPELV, from the coding sequence ATGACATCGCGGGTGCTTTCGCGAATAGCCCGCAGAATTGACTTCGCCGCGTGGCGCCAGCCGCGGGCGTTGCTGTGGGCTACGGCGGGTGTGGTAACCCTCGGATTCCTCATCGGCCTGGAGATCACCGCGCGTCACTACGGTCTGCCGGGTCCGATCGTCAATCAGGCGCAGGAGGTGGTATTCGCCCCCAAATCGGGGCCGCTGTTGTACGCCGGTATGGCATTGACGATGGTCGTGCTCACCTGGCGGCAGCGGTTCATCGCGCTCGGCGCCGCAATCGGCATCGACGCCGTTTTCCTGCTGGTGCGGTGGATGGTCGACGCCAAGCCTGCCTTCGGCAACGGCGCGTTGTGGGTGATTCTGGGCTGCGCGGTCATCGCTATTACGCGCCGCACCGGCGGGGAGCGTCTCCTGCTGCTGAAGGGCGTCGGGCTGGGCCTGCTGCTGGTGGCGGGCCACAAGACCGGCGACACCTGGCTGCTCATCACGTCGAAGACCCGCCCGATGGTGCTCGACCAGTACGTGGCGACCGCCGACCACGCGCTGGGCAACCCGTCGTGGCTGGCAGGCCAAGTGGTCGAGGCTAGCGGCCCCGTCGGCTCCCATGTGCTCCACCTCGTCTACAGCCAGCTTCCGCTGGCAGCGGCCCTCGTCGCGCTCTACCAGCTGCGTAAAGTGGCGGTCGAGCGCCGTTTCCCGGAGCACCATCTGGTGCGCACCTTCCTGGTGATCGGGCTGCTCGGGCCGGCCATCTACATGATCTTCCCGGTGGTCGGACCGGTCTTCGCCTACGGCGACGGCGCCTTCGACACCGGCGGCGGGCATTGGGCGCTGGCCAACCTGTGGCCGGACACGCCGCCGCCGATCAACCCGCACGCGATGCCGTACGACGAGATCACCCCTCGCAACTGCATGCCCAGCCTGCACACGGCGTGGGCCACCACGATCTTCATTCATTCCCGCAAGGGCACGCGGGCCGTGCGGTACGCGGGCACGTTCTGGCTGGTTGCCACGCTCAGCGCAACGCTGGGATTCGGCTACCACTACGGTGCGGATCTCATTGCCGGTGTGGTGTTCGCGCTCACGATCGAGGCGATGATGCGCTCGTTCAACCGTGGCTGGGACCGGTCCGGAATCCTGCTGGTCGCTTACGGCACCGTGGTATTCGCCGTACTCCTGGTGTCGTACCGCTATCTGTCGATGGAAATGGCCGGACACCCGTGGGTGTTCGGACCGCTTCTCATTCTGGCGTTGGCCTCGGTGGTCTACGGCTATGTGCAGACCACCAAATCGTGGGAGCCGCAGGTCGCACCAGCGCGGAAACCGGAATTGCAACCGCAGCCCGAGCTGGTTTGA
- a CDS encoding class I SAM-dependent methyltransferase, producing MTDSAEFWDRRYTHGDIGWTLAPHPLAVAELALVPPDTSAGPNTPRRLALDLGAGAGRHTLWLARRGWRVTAVDFSATALERTRQQAAAEELDVTTVLADLASYEPRQDTFGLILITYVHIEPPQRAALLARAAKALAPGGRLVVVGHHLDNLGRGLEGPSDAERMFTPERLSAELPYLRVERAERVVHTVTTASGERESYATVIRAGRAIGDHPSLPPSEAGLPRHETHQEIP from the coding sequence ATGACGGATTCGGCGGAGTTCTGGGACCGTCGGTACACCCATGGCGACATCGGCTGGACACTTGCCCCCCATCCGCTGGCGGTCGCGGAGCTCGCGCTCGTACCGCCGGACACCTCCGCCGGGCCGAACACGCCGCGGCGCCTGGCCCTCGACCTGGGCGCGGGGGCCGGACGCCACACCCTGTGGCTCGCCCGCCGCGGTTGGCGGGTGACAGCCGTGGACTTCTCAGCAACGGCTCTGGAGCGCACCCGCCAACAGGCCGCGGCCGAGGAACTGGACGTGACGACCGTCCTCGCGGATCTCGCCTCCTACGAGCCGCGGCAGGACACCTTCGGCCTCATCCTGATCACGTACGTGCACATCGAGCCGCCGCAGCGGGCCGCACTGCTGGCCCGGGCGGCCAAGGCGCTGGCTCCGGGCGGACGGCTGGTCGTAGTGGGGCACCATCTCGACAACCTCGGCAGGGGCCTCGAAGGCCCGTCCGATGCGGAGCGGATGTTCACCCCGGAGCGCCTCTCCGCCGAACTGCCGTATCTGCGCGTCGAACGGGCCGAGCGGGTGGTCCACACCGTCACCACCGCGTCGGGCGAGCGCGAGTCGTACGCCACCGTGATCAGGGCCGGTCGCGCTATCGGCGACCACCCGAGTCTGCCACCGTCAGAGGCCGGGCTGCCGCGCCACGAGACGCATCAGGAGATTCCGTAG
- a CDS encoding serine hydrolase domain-containing protein, whose amino-acid sequence MTSGSHLISAPEQPRTRPAARRRRERLMVTASLLAMTGLAVTGLVDTLDHEAHAAARTAVIPPAAPIHAASASASVSVTVATAASSAVGSGTTSQQRAQLTQLARELVAAGAPGVVVRVDDGHGRPLEITEQAPWTRPDHRLRAGDEFRMGSSTKTVMATLVLQLVGEGKLALTDPVDTWLPGQIPNGRAITLRMLLNHTSGLVDYTEDPAILPSIMGKDQRRWTSEQLLALGVRHDPTFPPGSSWSYSNTNYAAIGAVLEKATGKGLADLVRDRIARPLHLEHTYYATDSAWHGPHAHGYEPDAAHMPPDVPAGFRDYAGAHRDGHVDVSDNNPSWGGAAGAMVSTAYDWSRFYSALMSGKLLPAAQLAEMRTTVPIFPDQPDGPGYGLGIQTSATPCGTVWAHDGGIPGYLSVTVTDPTGRRTANVLVVTEAFAEHPDAFPELAKAAKTLQTATVCAMFDKPAPPAAPTAAPPAAPPADPTR is encoded by the coding sequence ATGACATCAGGCTCACACCTCATCAGCGCGCCCGAACAACCCCGGACGCGACCGGCTGCCCGCCGCCGTCGCGAGCGCCTCATGGTGACGGCGTCCCTCCTGGCGATGACCGGCCTGGCGGTGACCGGCCTCGTCGACACACTCGATCATGAGGCACATGCGGCTGCCCGTACGGCCGTTATTCCGCCGGCCGCACCGATCCACGCAGCCTCCGCCTCTGCCTCTGTCTCCGTCACCGTGGCCACCGCCGCGTCGTCCGCCGTGGGGAGCGGGACCACGTCGCAGCAGCGTGCCCAACTGACCCAACTGGCCCGGGAACTGGTGGCCGCCGGGGCGCCCGGCGTGGTCGTGCGGGTGGACGACGGCCACGGCCGACCCCTGGAGATCACCGAGCAGGCCCCTTGGACCAGGCCAGATCACCGGCTCAGGGCGGGGGACGAGTTCCGGATGGGCTCCAGCACCAAGACCGTGATGGCCACCCTCGTGCTGCAACTGGTCGGTGAGGGCAAGCTCGCCCTGACCGACCCCGTGGACACGTGGCTGCCGGGCCAGATACCCAACGGTCGCGCGATCACGCTGCGCATGTTGCTGAACCACACCAGCGGCCTCGTCGACTACACCGAGGATCCCGCGATCCTGCCCTCGATCATGGGCAAGGACCAGAGGCGATGGACATCGGAGCAACTGCTCGCACTCGGCGTGCGGCACGACCCGACGTTCCCGCCCGGCAGTTCATGGTCGTACAGCAACACCAACTACGCCGCGATCGGCGCCGTCCTGGAGAAGGCCACGGGCAAGGGCCTGGCCGATCTGGTCCGTGACCGGATCGCCCGTCCGCTTCACCTTGAGCACACCTACTACGCCACGGACTCCGCCTGGCACGGCCCCCACGCCCACGGCTACGAACCCGATGCCGCCCACATGCCGCCGGATGTGCCGGCCGGGTTCAGGGACTACGCCGGGGCGCACCGCGACGGTCATGTGGACGTCTCCGACAACAACCCCTCGTGGGGCGGCGCGGCCGGGGCCATGGTGTCGACCGCGTACGACTGGAGCCGGTTCTACTCCGCGTTGATGTCCGGCAAGCTGCTGCCCGCCGCCCAGCTGGCCGAGATGCGCACCACCGTGCCGATCTTCCCGGACCAGCCGGACGGACCCGGCTACGGGCTGGGCATCCAGACCAGCGCGACCCCGTGCGGCACGGTGTGGGCGCACGACGGCGGCATCCCCGGCTACCTCAGCGTCACCGTCACCGACCCCACCGGCAGGCGCACGGCGAACGTCCTCGTTGTGACGGAGGCCTTCGCCGAGCACCCGGACGCCTTCCCCGAGCTCGCAAAAGCCGCCAAGACGCTCCAGACCGCGACGGTGTGCGCCATGTTCGACAAGCCTGCGCCGCCTGCTGCACCGACTGCTGCGCCGCCTGCTGCGCCGCCTGCGGATCCGACCCGCTGA
- a CDS encoding VOC family protein, translating to MPDVNSPYKPGTPCWVDLMVPDQQAALDFYRDLFGWQGEVGPPETGGYAVCTLNGKPVAGIATAISPDGGPTPPTVWTTYLAASDADTSEKKIAGNGGTVIMPGVDVLTLGRMSLAADPTGAVFGLWQARDFSGAQVVNEPGAFIWSELNTSDPDAASTFYSNILGITRAPMEGEDGYSALEVDERTVAGMQGLDKMPPGTPSHWLTYFAVDDTDSTIEALIRGGGKVLRPPFNMTAGRMAVVQDPQGGKFAIITPSPTESS from the coding sequence ATGCCCGATGTCAACAGCCCCTACAAGCCCGGCACTCCCTGCTGGGTCGACCTCATGGTCCCCGACCAGCAGGCGGCACTCGACTTCTACCGCGACCTCTTCGGCTGGCAGGGTGAGGTGGGGCCGCCGGAGACCGGCGGGTACGCCGTCTGCACCTTGAACGGGAAGCCCGTGGCCGGCATCGCGACCGCGATATCGCCCGACGGCGGGCCCACCCCGCCGACCGTGTGGACCACCTACCTCGCCGCTTCCGACGCCGACACCAGCGAGAAGAAGATCGCCGGCAACGGCGGCACCGTGATCATGCCCGGCGTGGACGTGCTCACACTCGGCCGCATGTCCCTCGCCGCCGACCCCACGGGCGCGGTGTTCGGCCTCTGGCAGGCCCGGGACTTCTCCGGCGCCCAAGTCGTCAACGAGCCCGGCGCGTTCATCTGGAGCGAGCTCAACACCAGCGACCCGGATGCCGCATCAACCTTCTACTCCAACATCCTGGGCATCACGAGGGCCCCCATGGAAGGCGAGGACGGCTACTCCGCCCTCGAAGTGGACGAGCGGACCGTCGCCGGGATGCAGGGACTCGACAAGATGCCGCCGGGCACGCCCTCGCACTGGCTGACGTACTTCGCCGTCGACGACACCGACAGCACCATCGAAGCCCTGATCCGCGGCGGCGGCAAGGTCCTCAGGCCACCGTTCAACATGACCGCCGGCCGGATGGCTGTCGTACAGGACCCCCAGGGCGGCAAATTCGCCATCATCACCCCTTCCCCCACCGAGTCCAGCTGA
- a CDS encoding VWA domain-containing protein, which translates to MSANKIQHKVNHVALVVDCSGSMHQHQSQLIRVVDEFVAGLKAESDSLGHETRISLYSFDHKVENLVWDMDVKHLPSMRGLYKVNNGATALIEASLKSLDDLGHIWEAYGEHSFLQIVVTDGEENASGGDRRHDGDMAILGPWLDRIAAKMGALPGHWTSAILVPNSLAKRTAQNYGFPAGNIAIWDADSQEGVEEAIGTVRAAATSFLRGREQGVRGTKNLFAVGQDISVDDVRANLEPVPADKYRLLKVDTEVEIRSFVDSHPGVTYERGSCYYQLGTRVQVQPDKEVIVVEKDTDRAYTGDAARSLLFGTGIQGTVSVKAGRNPKLEVYVQSRSVNRKLKPKTRLLIML; encoded by the coding sequence ATGTCCGCAAACAAGATCCAGCACAAGGTGAATCACGTCGCGCTCGTCGTGGACTGTTCGGGTTCCATGCACCAGCACCAGAGTCAACTCATCCGCGTCGTGGACGAGTTCGTGGCGGGGTTGAAGGCCGAGTCGGACAGCCTCGGGCATGAGACCCGGATCAGCCTCTACTCCTTCGACCACAAGGTGGAGAACCTGGTCTGGGACATGGACGTGAAGCATCTGCCGTCCATGCGGGGTCTGTACAAGGTCAACAATGGCGCCACGGCCCTCATCGAAGCCTCGCTGAAGTCACTGGACGACCTGGGCCACATCTGGGAGGCGTACGGCGAGCACAGTTTCCTCCAGATCGTGGTGACGGACGGCGAGGAGAACGCCTCCGGCGGCGACAGGCGGCACGACGGCGACATGGCCATCCTCGGCCCCTGGCTCGACAGGATCGCGGCGAAGATGGGCGCGCTGCCGGGCCACTGGACTTCCGCGATCCTCGTTCCGAACTCCTTGGCGAAGCGGACCGCCCAGAACTACGGCTTCCCGGCCGGGAACATCGCCATCTGGGATGCGGATTCCCAGGAGGGTGTCGAGGAGGCGATCGGCACAGTGCGTGCTGCCGCCACCAGCTTCCTCCGTGGCCGCGAGCAGGGTGTGCGGGGCACGAAGAACCTGTTCGCGGTCGGCCAGGACATATCGGTCGACGACGTGCGGGCGAACCTCGAACCGGTCCCGGCCGACAAGTATCGACTCCTGAAGGTCGACACGGAGGTCGAGATTCGATCCTTCGTTGATTCGCATCCGGGCGTGACGTACGAACGCGGGTCGTGCTACTACCAGTTGGGCACCCGGGTTCAGGTTCAGCCCGACAAGGAAGTCATCGTGGTCGAGAAGGACACCGACCGCGCGTACACGGGCGACGCGGCACGCAGTCTTCTGTTCGGAACGGGAATCCAGGGGACGGTCTCCGTGAAGGCGGGGCGTAATCCCAAGTTGGAGGTATACGTGCAGAGTCGTTCGGTGAACAGGAAGCTCAAGCCGAAGACACGTCTGCTCATCATGCTCTGA
- a CDS encoding MarR family winged helix-turn-helix transcriptional regulator, whose translation MTVSGELGVEDRPLFEGLQQWHGFLLRKAAQAVTGHAERDLCPLQVTMRQFGVLSVVAAEPGLNQRAVGCRLRIDRTTIVALVDKLEGAGLMERRRGPDRRTSALHLTEGGVARLREAQEVLAEVHQEFLSPLSAEEREALRNLLMRLVARQPGL comes from the coding sequence ATGACGGTGAGCGGGGAACTCGGCGTGGAGGATCGGCCTTTGTTCGAAGGGCTTCAGCAGTGGCACGGCTTCCTGTTGCGCAAAGCCGCCCAGGCGGTCACGGGACACGCCGAACGGGATTTGTGCCCCCTTCAGGTGACGATGCGTCAATTCGGTGTCCTGAGTGTCGTCGCGGCCGAACCGGGGCTGAACCAGCGGGCCGTGGGCTGCCGGCTCCGGATCGACCGGACGACCATCGTCGCCCTGGTGGACAAGCTGGAGGGGGCGGGGTTGATGGAACGCAGACGCGGCCCCGACCGTCGGACCTCGGCGCTGCATCTGACCGAAGGGGGTGTCGCACGACTCCGGGAGGCGCAGGAGGTGCTGGCCGAGGTCCATCAGGAGTTCCTCAGCCCCCTGTCCGCCGAGGAGCGTGAAGCCCTACGGAATCTCCTGATGCGTCTCGTGGCGCGGCAGCCCGGCCTCTGA
- a CDS encoding macrolide family glycosyltransferase gives MSGSSMSSASSALPRRAHIAMVGIPAVSHILPSLEIIRELVARGHRVTYANDPAVTDLIAASGAELVPCTSGLPVADNDWPDDPIAAMGLFLDDAVQTLPQLRAAYDHDPADLYLYDIGAYAARALAESQDRPVMQLSPTFVGWDGYDQEVAAQLWQLPGADAYRAKFARWLAGCGAITTDVDTFSGPPSRALALITRAMQPHADRVDTDVVTFVGPCFDAPAGADGWIRPADARNVLLISLGSAYTRQPEFYRQCLAAYGDLPGWHVVLQIGKYTDPRELGDIPPNVEVHSWVPQRAILEQADAFVTHAGMGGCSEGLLAGVPMIAVPQGAEQFMNADQLVELGVARRVDTAQATAETLRAALNDLVTDAEVARRSASLRAGARAEGGTSRAADLIEDMLS, from the coding sequence ATGAGTGGTTCCTCCATGTCCTCCGCGTCTTCCGCATTGCCTCGCCGTGCCCACATCGCGATGGTCGGCATCCCTGCCGTCAGCCACATCCTGCCGAGCCTGGAGATCATCCGCGAGCTGGTGGCACGCGGTCACCGGGTGACCTACGCCAACGACCCGGCGGTGACCGATCTGATCGCGGCCTCCGGTGCCGAACTCGTCCCCTGCACTTCCGGCCTGCCGGTCGCCGACAACGACTGGCCCGACGACCCCATCGCCGCGATGGGCCTCTTCCTCGACGACGCGGTTCAGACACTCCCGCAGCTGCGCGCCGCGTACGACCATGACCCGGCGGACCTGTACCTGTACGACATCGGCGCGTACGCCGCGCGCGCCCTCGCCGAATCGCAGGACCGGCCCGTCATGCAGCTGTCCCCGACGTTCGTGGGCTGGGACGGCTACGACCAGGAGGTCGCGGCACAGCTGTGGCAGCTGCCCGGCGCCGACGCGTACCGGGCGAAGTTCGCCCGGTGGCTCGCCGGCTGCGGGGCGATCACCACCGACGTGGACACCTTCTCCGGCCCTCCCTCGCGGGCCCTGGCGCTGATCACCCGGGCGATGCAGCCGCACGCCGACCGGGTCGACACCGACGTGGTGACCTTCGTCGGGCCCTGCTTCGACGCACCTGCGGGCGCGGACGGCTGGATCCGCCCGGCGGATGCGCGGAACGTGCTGCTGATCTCCCTGGGCTCGGCGTACACCCGTCAACCGGAGTTCTACCGCCAGTGCCTGGCGGCCTACGGCGATCTGCCCGGCTGGCACGTCGTACTCCAGATCGGCAAGTACACCGACCCGCGGGAACTCGGCGACATCCCGCCCAACGTCGAGGTGCACTCCTGGGTCCCTCAGCGGGCGATCCTGGAACAGGCGGACGCCTTCGTCACCCACGCCGGTATGGGCGGCTGCAGCGAGGGGCTGCTGGCGGGCGTCCCCATGATCGCGGTGCCGCAGGGCGCCGAACAGTTCATGAACGCCGACCAGCTCGTGGAATTGGGCGTGGCGCGCCGCGTCGACACCGCGCAAGCCACCGCCGAGACCCTGCGGGCGGCCCTGAACGACCTGGTCACCGACGCGGAGGTCGCCCGCCGCTCGGCATCGCTGCGCGCCGGGGCACGGGCTGAGGGCGGCACGTCGCGGGCGGCCGACCTCATTGAGGACATGCTGAGCTGA
- a CDS encoding MFS transporter, whose protein sequence is MNKHANDAQDMRLIYAGSFLGNFDRIVITPLLLPASKGLGVSVSSVTIALTAYLLLFGLMQPVHGLVSDVYGRVRVMRAALIGMCVADVVSAFAPNLGVLILGRALAGASAAALLPVMVAYVGDRLPFAQRQRTVASVLAAGAVGTAGATVVAGVFTHLWSWRAAILLVAICSPLLALAFGRLPEASAPAPSGTSVKARLGMVFRIGWFRFLVVFALFEGAAMLGFFNFFNTALQSGGHSVVYAGLVTGSYGLAAVAGGVAVRTLGDRVSAATHFGVGSVLLGVGYLVCVPAQSMVTVLAASVLSGLAFALVQSIVQTWGTEVAPPQVRGIATSLVASAVYTGAALSTFLVSGLADDEHFGTLFAIAAAVTLPVALVGPIARARFSAALADRNEQHQPAEPPPARPANQNP, encoded by the coding sequence ATGAACAAGCACGCCAACGACGCCCAGGACATGCGGCTGATCTACGCCGGATCCTTCCTCGGCAACTTCGACCGGATCGTGATCACCCCACTGCTGCTGCCCGCGTCCAAGGGCCTGGGGGTCAGCGTCTCCTCCGTCACCATCGCGCTCACCGCCTACCTGCTGCTGTTCGGCCTCATGCAGCCCGTCCACGGCCTCGTCTCCGACGTGTACGGGCGCGTACGAGTCATGCGAGCGGCCCTGATCGGCATGTGTGTCGCCGACGTGGTGTCCGCTTTCGCCCCCAACCTGGGCGTGCTCATCCTCGGACGGGCACTCGCGGGCGCGTCGGCGGCCGCCCTGCTGCCGGTGATGGTGGCGTACGTGGGCGACCGGCTGCCCTTCGCCCAGCGGCAGCGGACCGTGGCGAGCGTCCTGGCGGCCGGGGCGGTCGGCACGGCCGGCGCGACCGTGGTCGCCGGTGTGTTCACCCATCTGTGGAGCTGGCGCGCGGCGATCCTGCTGGTCGCGATCTGCTCACCGCTGCTCGCCCTCGCCTTCGGCCGCCTGCCGGAAGCCTCCGCCCCGGCGCCCAGCGGCACGAGCGTCAAGGCCCGGCTCGGCATGGTCTTCCGTATCGGCTGGTTCCGGTTCCTCGTGGTCTTCGCGCTCTTCGAGGGCGCGGCCATGCTGGGCTTCTTCAACTTCTTCAACACCGCGCTGCAGTCGGGAGGGCACAGCGTCGTGTACGCCGGTCTCGTCACCGGCAGCTACGGACTGGCCGCGGTGGCCGGCGGCGTGGCGGTACGCACCTTGGGCGACCGGGTGTCGGCGGCGACCCACTTCGGCGTCGGCAGCGTACTGCTCGGTGTGGGCTATCTGGTCTGCGTGCCCGCCCAGTCGATGGTCACCGTGCTGGCGGCCAGCGTTCTGTCCGGACTCGCCTTCGCGTTGGTCCAGTCCATCGTGCAGACCTGGGGCACCGAGGTCGCGCCGCCCCAAGTACGCGGCATCGCCACCTCGCTGGTGGCCAGTGCCGTGTACACCGGGGCCGCCCTCAGCACGTTCCTGGTGAGCGGGCTGGCGGACGACGAGCACTTCGGCACGCTCTTCGCGATCGCCGCCGCCGTGACCCTGCCCGTGGCACTCGTCGGGCCGATCGCCCGCGCGCGGTTCTCGGCCGCGCTGGCCGACCGAAACGAACAGCACCAGCCGGCCGAGCCGCCACCGGCTCGCCCGGCGAACCAGAACCCGTAG
- a CDS encoding CatB-related O-acetyltransferase, whose translation MPVPADPTILHPMPEQPRVVLLRPLVKSPLIEAGEYSYYDDPDDATAFETRNVLYHYGPEKLIIGKFCALGTGVKFIMNGANHRMDGPSTFPFPTMGGSWSEHFDLLTGLPNRGDTVVGNDVWFGYDTMVMPGVRIGHGAIIGSGAVVTTDVPDYGIVGGNPARLIRTRYSEPDIARLLAVAWWDWSAEHITEHVRTIMSGSIADLEAAAGSRR comes from the coding sequence ATGCCCGTGCCTGCCGACCCGACGATTCTCCATCCGATGCCTGAGCAGCCGCGGGTCGTGCTGCTCAGACCGCTGGTGAAGTCCCCGCTGATCGAGGCCGGGGAGTACTCCTACTACGACGACCCGGACGATGCGACCGCGTTCGAGACGCGCAATGTCCTCTATCACTACGGCCCGGAGAAGCTGATCATCGGCAAGTTCTGTGCGCTGGGCACGGGCGTGAAGTTCATCATGAACGGTGCCAACCACCGCATGGACGGCCCCTCGACGTTTCCCTTCCCCACCATGGGCGGCTCGTGGTCCGAGCATTTCGACCTGCTCACCGGCCTGCCGAACCGGGGGGACACCGTCGTCGGCAACGATGTCTGGTTCGGCTACGACACGATGGTGATGCCCGGCGTACGGATCGGACACGGCGCGATCATCGGCTCCGGCGCCGTGGTCACCACGGACGTACCCGACTACGGGATCGTCGGCGGCAACCCTGCCCGCCTCATCCGCACCCGCTACAGCGAACCGGACATCGCCCGGCTGCTCGCCGTGGCCTGGTGGGACTGGTCTGCGGAGCACATCACCGAGCACGTACGGACGATCATGTCGGGCAGCATCGCCGACCTGGAAGCCGCAGCCGGCAGCCGACGGTAA